The Candidatus Acidulodesulfobacterium acidiphilum genome segment TCGGGCTTGATTAAATTAAGCCTCGTGGACCCTGAGCTCCCGATATCCGTAACGAGGCAGTGTGCGTTATTGGAAATAAAAAACAGGACTTCCCTATATTACAAAAAGGCGGTGAAACTGATGGATCAATCCATATTGAACCGGATAGACGAAATATATACGGAAAGCCCCTATTACGGATACCGCCGCATCCATCAAGTCTTAATCCAGGAAGGCAGGACCGTAAATCCCAAGCAGGTGCTTAAGCTAATGCGCATATTGGGCATTCAGGCATTATATCCCAAAAAGAAGAGAAATACTTCTATTGCCGACGCCAATCACGCAAAGTATCCGTATCTCTTGAAAGGACTTAAGGTAACGAAACCCAATCAGGTATGGGCGTCAGATATAACGTATATTCGCCTAAACAACGGCTTTTCATATCTTTGCGCCATAATAGATTTGTATACCCGCAGCATACTGTCATGGAAGCTATCCTTCGCTATGGACGAAAGCCTTACGGTATCGGTTTTAAACGAAGCGTTGTCCGTTTACGGCAAACCCGAAATATTTAATTCCGACCAGGGTTCTCAATATATGGCGCAAGGCTTCATAAATACGTTAACAAAGCATAACATATCCATATCTATGGACTCTAAAGGTCGTGCTATCGATAATATATTTATCGAAAGATTCTGGCGCACTATTAAATACGACAACGTCTATCCTTCGGGTTATGAGGCGCTAAAAGACGCAAGAGCAGGGATAGAAAAATATATCCATAAATATAATAACCACAGGTTGCGTTCGTCTTTGGGCTATAAACCGCCGCTAAAGGTCTATAACGAATATTTTGAAAAAGCGGCATGAATAAGAGGAGCTAAATGCGGGGGCACATCCCCCTGACCCCTGAAAGACAATATAAATAAGTATGAATAAAAGGAATAAGAAAACTAAAAAAGATGTCTTGACAATGGGTGCAGTATATAAAGGCATATTACGTAAAAAATATTAATAATGAAATTCCAAGAACCCATGACTTGCTTAAAATAGCAATGCTTGCAAATATCGATTTATCTGAAAACCGCAAAGATATTTTGCAAAATATTACCTTATTTAATATAGAAGCAAGATATGAAGAAAGTAAAAGAGATTTTTATAAAAAATGTACGAAAGAATTTGCCGAAAAAAATATTGAAATAATTATGGAGTTGCGGATATGGTTGATGAAAAAAATAAAAGCCTGATTTTAGATTCAATAAATAAATATTTAACCGAATTGCAAAAAAACGATATAAATATTGTAGGGGCATATCTGTTTGGTTCTTATTCAAAAAATAACACCGACAAATGGAGCGATATAGATTTAGCTATTTTAACCGATAAATTTATCGGCGATAGTTTTGATTTTACTCTTCTTCTTATGAAAATAGCCAGAAATATAGATTTTAATATAGAGCCTCACCCGTATATTGCCGATGAATTCAACAAAAACAATCCATTTGCGGCTGAAATAATAAAAACAGGCATCAGAGTGCTATAGATAATTTTATCTAATCCTAAACTCATTTACATTGTTTACGGGTCATCTCTTTATTATTATACTACTTATAAAACCAATAAAATATAATGACTTTAATCCTAAAATTGCCGATAGAAATCTTTAAACAGGTTTTAAAGCTATATGAACAGGCCATTCAAGCAGCTTGATTTTGCATAAAAATTATATTAAAATTAATGCATATAATTTGCATAAATTTAATAATATATAGACGGGGTATATATATGCGCACTACAATCACGATAGACAAAGATATAATCGACGTTCTTCTAGAAGAAACACATGTAAAAAGCAAGGCCTCTGCCGTTAAAATAGCAATCGATTCTTACCTAAAAAGAAAGAAAGCGGAAAAAATAAAATCTATGAAGGGCAAGCTCGATTTCGACATGACGGCCGACGAGATAAGGCATTATGAGAGATAATAAAATACTGGTCGATACATCGGTCTGGATAGACTATTTATTATAAGAAAACGAAAAATAATGGGGGACAGATTTATTTATTCTCTCATTCCCGCCTGCGTTTGACGGTTCTTATATTTTTATAAAAATTTTTTATGTATTTTTTTTACAAATGATTTATCTCTTTTTTTAGTCTTTCCGGCAGGCAATACGGATATGGAAGATGCGATATGAAAACCGTTCCATTCCTCGTTGTCTAATGGATTCCAGTTAAATATATCGATTAAATCTTGTTCGGTATAAGCTATTTTATTGCATTTTTTATTTATAGTTTCTTTGGGAACTTCAATATTATTTTTCATATTTTGCCCCTTTTTAATTTTCATTTATTTTACAATATTATTATACGAAATAATGATGTCACGAAATAATAGGAACAGATTTATTTTTTGTACCGCAATATCCGAATTTTTTGGTATAGTTCACTATTTTTTTGTATATTGAGACGATGGACGTTATGTTTTTTAATATTTCTTTATATTTATCGATAATATAATCCTCTATATATTCATGGCTTAACTCGTTTCTTAAATCTTTAAGTTCAATAATATAATTATAATCGTCGACAAAATTTCTTTTTTCCGCCCTGATAACAATGTCTAAATTTCTGGAAACATCTTCAAGTTCAAGCATGTCTAAACTCTTTAAAACCTTATTGAGTAAAATATCTACCGTTCTTGCAAATCTGTTTGAGAGCGCCTCTAAACTTTCTATTTCATTTTCCGCCAATCCGTCAAATCCTTCGTCAAGTTTAATTTTACTACATTTATCATAAGAAATTTTAAGCCAGTTTATCGATTTCTTAAAATATTCTAAGTTCTCGCAGAAAATTTTTTCCAGTTCTTTCTCTTTCATAATTTAACGCCATGTTTATAGGCAAATTGTATAAACGCATTTTTATCAGGATTGTCAGCAATAATCAAATCTATTTTTCTATCTCCTAATTTTTTTAACAGTTCCAGTTTTATTTTTCTTCTTTCATTGTAAAGAATTTTGCCTGATATGATTAATAAATCTATATCTCCGCCTTTTTTTGATTCGTCGGTTCTGGAGCCGAATAAAAAAATAGCGGCATTTTTATCAAAACCGTAAATCGTGTCGGAAATAGTTTTAGTTTCTTCGGTAGCAAGCCTTATCGCCATATTTTATATTTTATTTGTTATTTTTATCAGTAATTTTTAATATTATACCTTAAGTTACCTTTATAAATTTAATTTTCTATATTCCATCTTTAGCGGAAATATAGATTTTATTATATTATATAATGAGACAATTAATAGTCTCTAATAATGATTTATGGTTATATTATATCTTATTTTATATTTTAATATCAATAAATAATGGTGTCAAATAACGGTGTCAGATTAAATAACGGGGCCAGATTTATTTATTCCCTTACTCTAGACTGCGTTTGACGTGGTAGGGAGTTTTTAATAATGGTGTCAGATTTATTTCACTCCGGCGGGCATAAAAGCTTCGCTTTCATAAGCGCCCGCCTACGTATCTTACTCCCGCCTGCGTTTGCAGGTTTTTATCAAATTAAAAAAATTAAAAATATAATCGAAAAAGATTATGATAAATTCAAAGACGCATGGAAAAATCATAAGGAAGACTGAGGTTACTCATATTTCTGCTAACGGAATTTGGATCTTAACCGGAGATAAAGAATTGTTTATGTCTTATAATGATTTTCCATGGTTTAAAGAAGCACCGAAAGGGAAGATACTTAATGTTGAAGAGCCTACCCTCGGGCATTTTTACTGGCCGGATTTGGATATAGACCTCTCTGTTAATATAATAAAAATCCCGCCTTATTCCCCCTAAAAATGCAATAAAGGAATAAAAGTGCATTATAAATTTATAAATAAATTTTTATTATGATATAATCATATTAAATTAATATTTAATATGGGGTTGAAATATATTGAAGATAGAATAACAATCGACCCATTTATTTGCAATAGAGAAGCTTGCTGCATCAAAGGAACTCCGCATAAAAGTATCTGTTATGTTAGATAATATTTAAGAAGGTGTCGGCGAAAAAATCAATAAATAGTATGCCTATGACAAATCAAGAACTAATAAACTTTTAGATTAACTCATCCGACGATAATTACAATTCTATACTGAATATTTTTAACAGCGGCGAGTATATGTGGTCATTATTTGTGGGACATCTTGTTATCGAAAAACTTTTAAAGGCATATTACGTAAAAAATATTAATAATGAAATTCCAAGAACCCATGACTTGCTTAAAATAGCAATGCTTGCAAATATCGATTTATCTGAAAACCGCAAAGATATTTTGCAAAATATTACCTTATTTAATATAGAAGCAAGATATGAAGAAAGTAAAAGAGATTTTTATAAAAAATGTACGAAAGAATTTGCCGAAAAAAATATTGAAATAATTATGGAGTTGCGGATATGGTTGATGAAAAAAATAAAAGCCTGATTTTAGATTCAATAAATAAATATTTAACCGAATTGCAAAAAAACGATATAAATATTGTAGGGGCATATCTGTTTGGTTCTTATTCAAAAAATAACACCGACAAATGGAGCGATATAGATTTAGCTATTTTAACCGATAAATTTATCGGCGATAGTTTTGATTTTACTCTTCTTCTTATGAAAATAGCCAGAAATATAGATTTTAATATAGAGCCTCACCCGTATATTGCCGATGAATTCAACAAAAACAATCCATTTGCGGCTGAAATAATAAAAACAGGCATCAGAGTGCTATAGATAATTTTATCTAATCCTAAACTCATTTACATTGTTTACGGGTCATCTCTTTATTATTATACTACTTATAAAACCAATAAAATATAATGACTTTAATCCTAAAATTGCCGATAGAAATCTTTAAACAGGTTTTAAAGCTATATGAACAGGCCATTCAAGCAGCTTGATTTTGCATAAAAATTATATTAAAATTAATGCATATAATTTGCATAAATTTAATAATATATAGACGGGGTATATATATGCGCACTACAATCACGATAGACAAAGATATAATCGACGTTCTTCTAGAAGAAACACATGTAAAAAGCAAGGCCTCTGCCGTTAAAATAGCAATCGATTCTTACCTAAAAAGAAAGAAAGCGGAAAAAATAAAATCTATGAAGGGCAAGCTCGATTTCGACATGACGGCCGACGAGATAAGGCATTATGAGAGATAATAAAATACTGGTCGATACATCGGTCTGGATAGACTATTTTAAGGGGCAAAGCTCTTATATTGCAAACCTTATGGACGTTATTATTACTGAAAATAATATATATGTTCCGAGAGTCGTAATTGCTGAACTTATGCAGGGTTGCAAATCGGAAAAAGAAGTATCGATAATAGAAGAGTTTTTGGATGCATTTTTTATAATAGACAGTTCCCAAAACACTTGGACAAAAGCGGGCAAATTATCGTTTTTAATGAAAAAGCGCGGTAAAACCGTAAATTTAATCGACTGTTATATAGCCGTTATCGCTAATGAGAATGACTGCAAAGTTTTAACGCTCGATAAACATTTCAATGATATAAAAAACTTTTTAAAAATTAAAGTGGACGGAATAAAGCGGTAATAAATTTTATAAATTAAACGGAATTATATTAGATAACAATAATGGTGTCCAACAATAATGGTGTCAGATTTATTTATTCTATTACTCCCGCCTGCGTTTGACGGTTTTATTAAATTTTATTCCTATTATTAAATTGCATTTGACTTTATATAGACCATACTATATACTGGTCTATATAAATAATGAATAGTCAAATATACATTAGAAGATAATATCAACAGTCTATTGTCTCTGATATTTTAATTATCGAGAAATAAATTATAAGATAAATAATATAAATAAGATAATAAAAAACTCAGGAGGGATTATGATGAAAATAAGAATCGGAGCCTATGAAGCTAAAACCAAACTTCCTATGATATTGCGCAATGTTAAAGACGGACAGTCATATACTATAACTAACAGGGGAGAAGAGGTGGCTGAGTTAACGCCCAGCCTAAATATGAATAAAAAAAACAAAGACCTTGCCGTTGAAAAAATCAAGGCTCTTATGCTGGACAATCCCGTCAAAGGAGTTAATATAAAAGATATAATTTCCGAGAGCAGACCATGAGGTTCGTGCTCGATAATTCCGTTACTATGAGATGGTTTTTCGGAGACGGAAAACCTGATGAACTAAATTATGCAAAAAACGTACTTGAATCTATGAAGAATGCTGCTGCTATAGTGCCTGCTATATGGGGACTGGAAGTGTCAAACGTTATCGCTAAGGCGGAATCTAAAGGATTAGTGACGGAGGCAAGAAGTACAGTATTTCTTGAAACATTAAAAGAACTGGATATCGAAGCAGACTTTCATGCCCACTTACGTTCGCTTGACGATATTCTTAATTTGGCAAGACGCTACGGATTATCTTCTTACGATGCTTCTTATCTTGAATTGGCTTTGCGGGAGAATCTTCCTTTGGCTACATTAGACGAATATTTAATTAAGTCTGCCGAAAAAGCCGGAATTAAAATTTATTATTGATATTTTTTAAATTTTATTTTTATAATATAATTTAATATGTTGTTTGTCAGAGATTTGCCCCCCTTATATTTAATCTCTTGACATTTAAACTGTTCGGCTATAAAATAAAAATAAATAATACTGTCTAGACAGACTGGATTACAATGGAGTTTTAAAATGAATAGAAAATGGCAGCTGCAAGAAGCAAAAAATAAATTCAGCAATTTAGTTGAAATTGCTAAGAACGAAGGGCCGCAACTTATTACAAAAAACGGTAAAGATGCCGCGGTTATTCTTTCTATAGACGAGTATAAAAAATTAGTAAAACCGAAAACTAATCTTATTGAATTTATTCAGCAGTCCCCTCTTAAGGGTATTAAAATAGATACTTCAAGAAATAAATCACATTCAAGAAATTTTGATATTTAAAAATAATATCTAAAAATATGGGCTATTTATTGGATACTTGCGTAATATCGGAAATCGCAAAGCCTAAACCAAATAAAGACGTAATACTGTGGTTAAAGGAAAATGACGAAGATAATTTTTATCTATCAGTTCTTACCTTCGGCGAATTGTATAAAGGTATATCGAAACTCCGTGATTCAAAGAAGAAAGAACTTCTTTGCGATTGGGTTGAAAATGAATTAAAAAATAGATTTAAAAATAAAATCTTAGATATCAATTTCATTATCGCCGAAATATGGGGTAATATAGAGGGGAAAGCCGAGTCAAACGGCATAGTATTGCCTTCCATTGACGCTCTCATTGCTTCTACCGGTATTGCTTATGATTTAACGGTCGTTACCAGAAATACTTCAGATATGGAAAGAACAGGGGTTAAACTGCTAAATCCCTGGGTTTCAGTTTAAAAATAATGCTGACGGATTTATTTCACTCTGGCGGGCATAAAAGCTTCGCTTTTATAAACGCCCGCCTCCGTATCATTACTCCCGCCTGCGTTTTATATCGGGATATAGACGGAAACAGTAGTGCCGCGGTTTTTTGCCGACGATATATCTATAAAACCGCCGTGTTCGTGCATTATTTTCTGGCTTACGGCAAGACCGAGACCGGTTCCTTTTTCTTTTGTTGTAAAGAACGGAACAAATATATTATTCATATCGTTTTTGCTTATTCCGCAGCCGTCGTCGATAAATTCTATTTTTATAAATTTCGGGTTATTTCTGGTATAGTCTATCTTAGTTATAATTTTTATTTTTCCTGCGGTATTGCCGACATATCCCCATCTTTTTTTTATACTTTTTATACTTTTTATGTTTTTCATACTTTCCGTACTTTTATAATTTGCGGCCTTTGCCGCCTCTGAAGCTTTTGCCGCATTTACGGCGTCAACGGAATTTTTAAGCAGATTTAAAAATACCTGGATAAGCGCATTTTCGGAAGCGTATATTTCAGGAAGGCTCGGATCGAATTCCTTTATAACTTCTATATTTTTCGCGGAAAATTCCGCCTGTTCCATAATTGTTATTTCGTTAATTATTTTATTGATATTCACTGCGGAAATTTTTGTTTTATGCTTTTTAGACAGTGCAAGTAGTTCTTCTATGAGATTATTGATTCTTTCGGATTCTTTTATGATAATTTCCAGGAAATTATTTAAATCCGAGCCGTTAAATCCGTTAAACCCGTCAGAGCCGTTAAATCCGTTAAACCCGTCAGAGCCGTTAAGCTCATTGAATCCTTTAACTCCATTGGACTTAGAGGCGCCGAATTTTTTCCTCAAATAAGCCGCCGAAGCTTTAATTCCGCCGAGAGGATTTTTGATTTCGTGCGCCATTTCTGCAATGAAACGGGATAAGTCTTCAATCTTTTCTTCGCTCTTGATATTATTGTCCATTTCTTTAAATCTCGTAATATCTTTTAAAGAAACCAAAATATACGGCTTATCGCCGTCTGTAATTTTAGATATTTCAAGTATTACGTATTTTGCTATATTGTGTATATTATTTATATTAAGGTATTTATTTTGAAATTTATATTCAAATTCGATAAAACCTTCTCCCGTCTGCATAACATTTTTTACTTTTTCTTCTATGTATGCGTTGTTATTGAAAAAACGACCTAGGGTTATGCCGTTTAAGAATCTGTCCGAATATCCGGTAAGTTCCTGAGCCGGCAAGTTCAAAAATTTTAAAACGAGGTTTTCGTCGAATAAAATAACGGAGTAGTTTAAATTATTAAGTATTAAGCTGTTTATGCCCATTTTTAATATTATAAAATTTATACTATAAAAAATAAAAATTCATTTAGATATTTTCTATGTTTCTATTTCTATATTATAATATTATAATTAGATTTATTGTAATATCTGTTATAATTTCTGTTTATGAAAATTTTATAGAATTCAGATTAATATTTTTATTATAACATTTTTTTATAGCATTAATTCCACGTTTTAATAAAGCAAATAAATAAATACATCCCCTTTATTGAAAGAATTTGGATTGATTGATAGGCGAGAGCTTTGAATCTATACTAATTTTATTCGGAAGCACAGGATTAGAAATAACGTATTGTACTCTTAAATAAAAAGTTATAACGGTTATAAAGAAGAGGAAGTAAATGTTTTTCATTAAAAAACTTATAGAATCTATATTATTTCCGCCAGGGATTATAATTTTTGCGTTTTTGCTTCTAACCTTGCTTTCTTTTGCGATTTCAAAGAGAAAAAATATTAAACCCGCAGAGTCCGCAGGACGCATATTTTTATTGATACCTTTAATTTCTCTAATTTCGGCAACCTGCATTTATCTGCTTTCTATACAGCCTGTTTCTAATATGCTGTTAATTCCTTTAGAAACAAGCTATCCGGTGCCGTCGTCTAAAATAATCAAAAAGCCGTCGGCTATAGTCGTTCTTTCTTCCGGCGCTTATAACAGGCATACTCTTGGCGGCGATACGTTCAACAGGCTTTATGAAGGCTTTAAATTATACAAAAAATACCATGTTCCTATAATAGTTTCAGGCGGCCGGGCTACTTCTACATTTTCCTTGGCAAAAGCAATGAAAAACGTTCTTGTTTCTATCGGAGTAGGTAAGCGTTACGTTATAACCGAAGATAAAAGCGACGATACATACCAGAACGCCCGGTATGTTTTAAAAATTTGCGAAAAAAAGGATTTTAAACGGATTATTCTCGTCACTTCGGCTTATCATATGCCTAGGGCTATGCTTTTGTTTAATTGGGTCAAACATATAAAGAAAAATAAAAATAAAACCAATAGGTTTAAAACTATCAAAATTAAAATCATCCCGTATCCAGCGGATTTTAAAACCGATATGCATTATAATATCTACGGCTATTTCCCGCAGTTAGGCTATCTTTTGACATCTTCGGAAGCCCTGCACGAATATATCGGATATGTTTATTATTACATTAAAGAAAAGATGTGAATAAATTATAAAAAATGGCGTTTGATTGCGACTAAGACATAGAAGAAGGCTTGGCCATATGATATGAACGAAGAACTTGTAAACCGTTACATAATGAAAGCCGATAATGATTTAAAAACTGCCAAAGATGAATTGGAAACAGATAAACCGGCTACCGATACCGTCTTACCGTCTGTTTTCATGCTCAGCAGTGCGTTGAAAAATATTTAAAAGCATATCTGGTTTTTAAAGGGAAAGAAATATTAAAATCGTTAAAAAGTCACAATATAGAATTTTTAATCGTCGCATGTAGAAATATAGATAATTCGTTCAATTATTTAATCGAAATCAATTCGCACGAATTGACGATTACGCTATTGAATTAAGATATCCTGACGATTTTTATATGCCGTCCGTGGAAGAGTCCAATCAAGCAATTGCTACTGCGGAAAAAGTGAGAGAATTTATTCTAGAAAAATTCAGTCATTAAATAAATCCATCCCCTTTATTCATTATAATCCAGAATTAAAATTTTCTATCGGCAATTTTGAGGGATGAATACGAATTGACTTTTGCATATAAAAAATATACACTATAAGGTATATAATATATCCTACTATAATATATATATGTGTGTTATATACTTATAATACGCTTTATATTAATATAATAGTGATATACAAAGAAAATACAGGTAATACTGATGAAACGGAGGCATATAAAATATGAAATTTATAACAAGCAAAGAATTAAGGAATAATCCGTCAAAATTATGGGAATCCGGGGCAGGCGGCGAGACCGTAGTAACCGTTAACGGAAAGCCTAAAGCAATAGTAATAGAGTTGGACGGCGACGATGTAGAAGAACAGCTTAAATCGATAAGAAGGGCAAAAGCGGAATCTGCATTAGACAAATTAAGGCTCTATTCCATTCAAAAAGGTTTAAATAAACTTACCGATAAAGAAATTTTAACCGAAATTGAAAAAACAAGGAAAGAAAACCTCAAATAAAATAAAGCAAAAAATAAATGGATATAGTTATCGACACGAACGTCATTGTTTCCGGCGTGATTAATCCCGACGGTTTTCCCGCAAAAATTTTAAATATGGTTATAAACGGAAAATTGACGATTAACGCCGATTCAAGAATTATTGACGAGTATAATAGAGTATTAAGAAGCCGAAAATTTTCATTTCCAGAAGTATATATTATTCCTTTATTAAATTATATTTCGTCCGAATTCAAACCGGTATTGCCGGACAACCCATACCAGTTGGCTCTCAAAGACCCTTCAGACCGTCCTTTCGTCGAGGTATCCCTTTATAAAGATATCCCGTTAATAACCGGCAACGGAAAACATTTTGAAAATATTAAAAACTTACGGCTTTATAACCCCAAAGAATTTATTCTAGAAAAATTTAGTCATTAAATAAATCCG includes the following:
- a CDS encoding YdcF family protein, whose translation is MFFIKKLIESILFPPGIIIFAFLLLTLLSFAISKRKNIKPAESAGRIFLLIPLISLISATCIYLLSIQPVSNMLLIPLETSYPVPSSKIIKKPSAIVVLSSGAYNRHTLGGDTFNRLYEGFKLYKKYHVPIIVSGGRATSTFSLAKAMKNVLVSIGVGKRYVITEDKSDDTYQNARYVLKICEKKDFKRIILVTSAYHMPRAMLLFNWVKHIKKNKNKTNRFKTIKIKIIPYPADFKTDMHYNIYGYFPQLGYLLTSSEALHEYIGYVYYYIKEKM
- a CDS encoding HEPN domain-containing protein, whose amino-acid sequence is MQYIKAYYVKNINNEIPRTHDLLKIAMLANIDLSENRKDILQNITLFNIEARYEESKRDFYKKCTKEFAEKNIEIIMELRIWLMKKIKA
- a CDS encoding DUF2442 domain-containing protein, whose protein sequence is MINSKTHGKIIRKTEVTHISANGIWILTGDKELFMSYNDFPWFKEAPKGKILNVEEPTLGHFYWPDLDIDLSVNIIKIPPYSP
- a CDS encoding HEPN domain-containing protein, which codes for MDDYAIELRYPDDFYMPSVEESNQAIATAEKVREFILEKFSH
- a CDS encoding DUF2191 domain-containing protein is translated as MHIICINLIIYRRGIYMRTTITIDKDIIDVLLEETHVKSKASAVKIAIDSYLKRKKAEKIKSMKGKLDFDMTADEIRHYER
- a CDS encoding nucleotidyltransferase domain-containing protein, with product MAIRLATEETKTISDTIYGFDKNAAIFLFGSRTDESKKGGDIDLLIISGKILYNERRKIKLELLKKLGDRKIDLIIADNPDKNAFIQFAYKHGVKL
- a CDS encoding nucleotidyltransferase domain-containing protein; translation: MVDEKNKSLILDSINKYLTELQKNDINIVGAYLFGSYSKNNTDKWSDIDLAILTDKFIGDSFDFTLLLMKIARNIDFNIEPHPYIADEFNKNNPFAAEIIKTGIRVL
- a CDS encoding type II toxin-antitoxin system VapC family toxin, which gives rise to MGYLLDTCVISEIAKPKPNKDVILWLKENDEDNFYLSVLTFGELYKGISKLRDSKKKELLCDWVENELKNRFKNKILDINFIIAEIWGNIEGKAESNGIVLPSIDALIASTGIAYDLTVVTRNTSDMERTGVKLLNPWVSV
- a CDS encoding type II toxin-antitoxin system Phd/YefM family antitoxin, encoding MNRKWQLQEAKNKFSNLVEIAKNEGPQLITKNGKDAAVILSIDEYKKLVKPKTNLIEFIQQSPLKGIKIDTSRNKSHSRNFDI
- a CDS encoding PIN domain-containing protein, which encodes MRFVLDNSVTMRWFFGDGKPDELNYAKNVLESMKNAAAIVPAIWGLEVSNVIAKAESKGLVTEARSTVFLETLKELDIEADFHAHLRSLDDILNLARRYGLSSYDASYLELALRENLPLATLDEYLIKSAEKAGIKIYY
- a CDS encoding PIN domain-containing protein, yielding MRDNKILVDTSVWIDYFKGQSSYIANLMDVIITENNIYVPRVVIAELMQGCKSEKEVSIIEEFLDAFFIIDSSQNTWTKAGKLSFLMKKRGKTVNLIDCYIAVIANENDCKVLTLDKHFNDIKNFLKIKVDGIKR
- a CDS encoding type II toxin-antitoxin system Phd/YefM family antitoxin, coding for MKFITSKELRNNPSKLWESGAGGETVVTVNGKPKAIVIELDGDDVEEQLKSIRRAKAESALDKLRLYSIQKGLNKLTDKEILTEIEKTRKENLK
- a CDS encoding type II toxin-antitoxin system prevent-host-death family antitoxin; the protein is MMKIRIGAYEAKTKLPMILRNVKDGQSYTITNRGEEVAELTPSLNMNKKNKDLAVEKIKALMLDNPVKGVNIKDIISESRP
- a CDS encoding putative toxin-antitoxin system toxin component, PIN family, whose amino-acid sequence is MDIVIDTNVIVSGVINPDGFPAKILNMVINGKLTINADSRIIDEYNRVLRSRKFSFPEVYIIPLLNYISSEFKPVLPDNPYQLALKDPSDRPFVEVSLYKDIPLITGNGKHFENIKNLRLYNPKEFILEKFSH